In uncultured Draconibacterium sp., one genomic interval encodes:
- a CDS encoding V-type ATP synthase subunit A, producing MATTGIVVGIISNLVVVKVTGPVSQNEICYINHNGIKLMAEVIRIGSEKVYIQVFESTRGLKTGTPVEFTGHMLEAILGPGILSKNFDGLQHDLDKMEGVFLQKGDYTHPLEVDKDWTFKPLAKVGDEVEAGFWLGEVTENWIAHKIMVPFTFKGDFKVKKIVAAGEYKINDTIAVLEDEAGNEHPVSMLQKWPVKVPIKTYKNKPRPAKFLETGIRVIDSFTPIVEGGTGFIPGPFGTGKTVLQHALSKQADADMIVVAACGERANEVVEIFAEFPKLDDPRTGRKLMERTTIIANTSNMPVAAREASVYTAMTIAEYYRSMGLKILLLADSTSRWAQALREMSNRMEELPGPDAFPMDLPAIISNFYSRAGFVNLNNGETGSVTFIGTVSPAGGNLKEPVTEATKKAARCFYALSQNRADSKRYPAIDAVESYSKYLEYPEYIDYVSKAISPHWVDNILEARNSLVRGRETYEQINILGDDGVPIEYHEIFWKSEVIDFVILQQDAFDKIDASTPIDRQQYMLEKVLTINNTRFSFDHFEEVHPYFKKIINVLKQMNYSEFESEQFKNFEKELAEIINEKAVVETEQI from the coding sequence ATGGCTACAACAGGAATAGTTGTCGGAATAATATCGAACCTGGTGGTGGTTAAAGTTACTGGCCCTGTTTCGCAAAACGAGATCTGCTACATTAATCACAACGGTATAAAATTAATGGCCGAAGTGATCCGTATCGGTTCCGAAAAGGTTTATATACAGGTCTTTGAAAGCACCCGCGGGTTAAAAACCGGAACTCCGGTAGAATTCACCGGCCACATGCTCGAAGCAATTCTTGGCCCGGGTATTTTATCGAAGAATTTTGACGGTCTGCAACACGACCTTGATAAAATGGAAGGTGTCTTCCTGCAAAAAGGCGACTACACGCATCCTTTGGAAGTGGATAAAGACTGGACGTTCAAACCACTTGCAAAAGTTGGCGATGAAGTGGAAGCCGGATTCTGGCTGGGAGAAGTTACCGAAAACTGGATCGCGCACAAAATTATGGTTCCTTTTACATTTAAAGGCGATTTTAAGGTAAAGAAAATAGTAGCTGCCGGCGAGTATAAAATTAACGATACCATTGCCGTACTTGAAGATGAGGCTGGCAATGAACACCCGGTTTCAATGCTACAAAAATGGCCGGTTAAAGTACCGATAAAGACCTACAAAAATAAACCACGCCCGGCCAAATTCCTCGAAACAGGAATCCGGGTAATCGATAGTTTTACCCCCATTGTTGAAGGTGGTACCGGTTTTATTCCGGGGCCCTTTGGAACAGGAAAAACCGTTTTGCAGCACGCCCTCTCAAAACAAGCCGATGCCGATATGATTGTGGTTGCCGCCTGTGGCGAACGTGCCAACGAAGTGGTAGAAATTTTTGCCGAATTCCCGAAGCTGGATGACCCGCGCACAGGTCGCAAACTCATGGAGCGTACAACCATTATTGCCAACACATCGAACATGCCTGTGGCAGCCCGCGAAGCATCGGTTTACACAGCCATGACCATTGCTGAATATTACCGATCGATGGGGCTGAAAATATTGTTGCTGGCCGATTCTACCTCGCGCTGGGCACAAGCTTTGCGCGAAATGTCGAACCGCATGGAAGAGCTTCCCGGCCCCGATGCGTTTCCAATGGATTTGCCTGCGATTATTTCCAACTTTTATTCGCGTGCGGGGTTTGTAAATCTAAATAATGGTGAAACCGGTTCGGTAACTTTTATAGGCACCGTTTCGCCGGCCGGAGGAAACTTAAAAGAACCGGTTACCGAAGCTACAAAAAAAGCGGCGCGGTGTTTTTATGCCTTGTCGCAAAACCGGGCCGATAGCAAACGTTACCCTGCCATCGATGCTGTTGAAAGTTACTCGAAATACCTCGAATACCCGGAGTATATTGATTATGTATCGAAAGCCATTTCTCCTCACTGGGTCGATAATATTCTTGAGGCCCGAAACAGCCTTGTACGTGGACGCGAGACCTACGAACAAATAAATATTCTGGGTGATGATGGCGTACCCATAGAATACCACGAAATATTCTGGAAATCGGAAGTGATCGATTTTGTTATCCTGCAGCAGGATGCGTTTGATAAAATTGATGCTTCAACCCCAATTGACCGCCAACAATACATGCTCGAAAAAGTACTGACTATCAATAATACCCGATTTAGTTTCGATCATTTTGAGGAGGTACATCCCTACTTCAAAAAAATTATAAATGTGCTTAAACAGATGAACTATTCAGAGTTTGAGTCAGAACAATTCAAAAATTTTGAAAAGGAACTGGCAGAAATAATAAACGAAAAAGCAGTTGTTGAAACCGAACAAATATAA
- a CDS encoding V-type ATP synthase subunit B produces METTAFQKIHTRLDQITKATCALYATGVGNEEMALVNDRLAQVVKIEGDLVTLQIFSGTEGIPTNAEVVFLGHAPQLAVGDELAGRFFNAYGQPIDGGPEVDGKLIEIGGPSVNPVRRKQPSELIATGIAGIDLNNTLVTGQKIPFFADPDQPYNQVMAMVALRAKADKIILGGMGITNDDYLFFKNLFENAGAIDRIISFVNTTENPPVERLLVPDMALSAAEYFAVEKNQNVLVLLTDMTLYADALSIVSNRMDQIPSKDSMPGSLYSDLAKLYEKAVQFPDGGSITIIAVTTLSGGDITHAIPDNTGYITEGQLFLRKETDIGKVIIDPFRSLSRLKQLVIGKKTREDHPQVMNAAIRLYADAANARTKIENGFDLTDYDKRTMSFAKDYANELLAIDINIEIDTMIDTAWRLFNKYFSQAETGIKAELVEKYGKQIK; encoded by the coding sequence ATGGAAACTACAGCTTTTCAGAAAATACATACCAGGCTTGATCAGATTACAAAAGCCACGTGTGCGTTGTATGCAACAGGGGTTGGCAACGAAGAAATGGCGCTGGTAAATGATCGGTTAGCACAGGTGGTAAAAATTGAAGGCGACCTGGTAACACTGCAGATTTTTTCGGGGACCGAAGGAATTCCTACCAATGCCGAAGTGGTATTTCTGGGGCATGCTCCGCAATTGGCTGTCGGCGATGAGCTGGCCGGAAGATTTTTTAACGCCTATGGTCAGCCCATTGACGGCGGCCCCGAAGTAGATGGAAAATTAATAGAAATTGGTGGCCCTTCGGTAAATCCTGTTCGCCGTAAACAACCGTCAGAATTAATTGCAACGGGAATTGCCGGAATCGACCTGAACAATACATTGGTAACCGGACAAAAAATTCCGTTTTTTGCCGATCCCGATCAGCCATACAACCAGGTTATGGCTATGGTAGCTTTGCGTGCTAAAGCTGATAAAATCATTCTGGGTGGAATGGGAATTACCAACGACGATTACCTGTTTTTTAAAAACCTTTTTGAAAATGCCGGTGCCATCGACCGCATTATCAGTTTTGTAAACACCACTGAAAATCCACCGGTTGAACGTTTGCTGGTTCCTGATATGGCTTTATCGGCTGCCGAGTATTTTGCTGTAGAAAAAAATCAAAACGTACTGGTGCTTTTAACCGATATGACTTTGTATGCCGACGCGTTGAGTATCGTATCAAACCGGATGGATCAAATCCCATCGAAAGACAGTATGCCCGGTTCGTTGTACAGCGATTTGGCCAAACTTTACGAAAAAGCAGTGCAATTCCCCGATGGAGGCTCGATTACAATTATTGCGGTTACCACACTTTCGGGCGGCGACATTACCCACGCCATTCCCGACAACACGGGTTACATTACCGAAGGGCAGCTTTTTCTGCGTAAAGAAACCGACATTGGAAAGGTTATCATCGATCCATTCCGAAGTTTATCGCGCCTGAAACAGCTAGTAATTGGCAAAAAAACACGCGAAGATCATCCGCAGGTAATGAATGCGGCCATCAGACTATATGCCGATGCCGCCAATGCCAGAACCAAAATCGAAAACGGTTTCGACCTGACTGATTACGACAAGCGTACCATGAGTTTTGCAAAAGACTATGCCAATGAACTGCTTGCCATTGACATCAATATTGAAATTGATACGATGATTGATACGGCATGGAGATTATTCAATAAATATTTTTCGCAAGCCGAAACAGGTATTAAAGCCGAGTTGGTGGAGAAATATGGGAAACAGATAAAATGA
- a CDS encoding universal stress protein, producing the protein MENQLVTILRISTPQLGSFVKDKLEEKGIEVFFTNEGKVPGERYNPDEVLLKVKARQSEKAIARLLQLHKDYDLDKVKDDVSFTNLRKILLPVKLSEDCIDLCKYAIGLALKENAEIKVLYVYSDPNFNEPSRYTASWEKYVKMELKEAHQKAQQKLVEFSRELKKQVPPELFNAVKLHYRMLKGTLENVITAACKRYNPDIIVMGTRAQKHTDGEFLGKTLIKVIEQTQHSVLAVPLAAVFKGKEEINVMYSTDFYDSDNSSLNKLLKILEPFKKKIYCVHIDMQDDPQHQEKVNELNAMLERDYSQYQIRCELFESKDMIKGIEEFVDKKNIDIISLSKVKHSGLYKLFHTDLVSTLVAKANVPILIFPV; encoded by the coding sequence ATGGAAAATCAATTAGTTACAATCCTTAGGATTTCTACACCTCAGCTGGGATCTTTTGTAAAAGACAAGCTCGAGGAAAAAGGGATTGAAGTATTTTTCACCAACGAGGGAAAGGTCCCTGGTGAGCGATACAATCCCGATGAAGTGCTACTAAAAGTAAAGGCCCGGCAGTCGGAAAAAGCAATTGCCCGGCTTTTGCAGCTGCACAAAGATTACGACCTTGACAAAGTTAAAGATGACGTAAGTTTCACCAACCTCAGAAAAATTCTCCTGCCGGTAAAACTCAGCGAAGACTGCATCGATCTGTGTAAATACGCTATTGGACTGGCATTAAAAGAAAATGCTGAGATTAAGGTTTTGTACGTTTACTCCGATCCGAATTTTAACGAACCCAGCCGCTATACCGCCTCATGGGAGAAGTATGTAAAAATGGAGCTAAAGGAAGCCCATCAAAAGGCTCAGCAGAAATTGGTAGAATTTAGCCGGGAGCTCAAAAAGCAGGTTCCCCCCGAACTTTTTAATGCAGTAAAATTACACTACCGCATGTTAAAAGGAACGCTTGAGAACGTTATTACAGCAGCTTGCAAACGCTACAATCCCGACATCATTGTAATGGGAACACGAGCCCAAAAACATACCGATGGTGAGTTTCTGGGAAAAACGCTGATCAAAGTGATTGAGCAAACACAGCACTCGGTTTTGGCGGTTCCGTTAGCTGCGGTTTTTAAAGGAAAAGAAGAAATAAATGTAATGTACTCCACCGATTTTTACGATTCCGATAATTCATCGCTGAACAAGTTGCTGAAGATTCTGGAACCATTTAAGAAAAAGATTTATTGCGTCCATATCGACATGCAGGATGATCCCCAGCACCAGGAAAAGGTCAACGAACTGAACGCAATGCTTGAACGGGATTACAGTCAGTACCAGATCAGGTGCGAGCTTTTCGAGAGTAAGGATATGATAAAAGGAATTGAAGAATTTGTGGACAAAAAGAACATCGATATTATTTCGCTGTCGAAAGTAAAGCATTCAGGCTTATACAAACTGTTCCACACCGACCTGGTATCAACATTGGTGGCAAAAGCCAATGTCCCCATTCTGATTTTCCCGGTGTAA
- a CDS encoding V-type ATP synthase subunit D, with amino-acid sequence MAIKFQYNKTALHNLNKQLNIRLRALPTLKNKEAALRLEVKKAKDKSDDLDHQLKIKIREQEISAGLWNEFLPELIKIENVSVSSKKIAGVSIPVMDEIVFKEKDFSLFSKPDWFPAGISFVKELAGIVTEREFFARKMALLDRARKKTTQKVNLYEKVQIPGFEDAIRKIKRFLEDEENLSKSAQKIVKKRQQKQKAAAV; translated from the coding sequence TTGGCCATAAAATTTCAATATAATAAAACAGCCCTCCACAACCTGAATAAACAACTAAACATCAGGTTAAGAGCACTGCCTACCTTAAAAAACAAGGAAGCAGCTCTTCGTTTAGAGGTAAAAAAGGCCAAAGACAAATCTGATGATCTCGACCACCAATTAAAAATTAAGATCCGCGAACAGGAGATTTCGGCAGGATTATGGAATGAGTTTTTACCCGAACTGATAAAAATTGAGAACGTTAGCGTTTCGAGCAAAAAAATTGCGGGAGTCTCCATTCCGGTTATGGATGAAATTGTTTTTAAGGAGAAAGATTTTAGCCTGTTTTCAAAACCCGATTGGTTTCCGGCAGGTATTTCGTTTGTAAAAGAACTGGCCGGCATTGTTACCGAGCGCGAGTTTTTCGCACGCAAAATGGCCTTGCTCGACAGAGCCAGAAAGAAAACAACACAAAAGGTAAATCTCTACGAAAAAGTGCAGATACCTGGCTTCGAAGATGCGATCAGAAAAATAAAACGGTTTTTGGAAGACGAGGAAAACCTCTCGAAATCGGCACAAAAGATTGTAAAAAAACGACAGCAGAAACAAAAAGCAGCGGCAGTATGA
- a CDS encoding V-type ATPase 116kDa subunit family protein: MIVPMLKYTFLVFHREYEDFLIELNRLGLVHIAERDVDISEETKKTYSRLCECKRAINFLEKRELEEPGQTIKNSAQEILDDLTEKQKELEELETRLESLSKAAQKAFPWGNFSPELIRQLKIEGIELQFYQTTKKKYQDLEQKKFPVASISETHSQVLFVYIQQNEEAIKVDAELLELPPLPYSAIEEQIQETEERIKAIHTTFNSYANNSIYLLQQEKTTLIRSLEFDNVLRNTNKEAEDKLMVLEGWVPHTKMQALNQFLKDSDAVYFSRKAKPDDKIPVLLKNNRFGKLFEPIGSMFSLPDYAELDLTVFFAPFFMLFFGFCLGDAGYGLLFLIGAGLYKLKANAEYKPYLSLIQILGAATILFGAISGTFFGINLIETDFALTEKVRHLFLNPDKMFNLALILGGVQIILGLFIKAANQTKQFGFSYALATYGWLIILLGSISYVLLSGAGIIPQSKTILYSIIALGGFFILFFSDPGVNIFARIGKGVWDVYSTVTGIFGDLLSYIRLFALGLSSAILGFVINDIGLQILGASKILGPVFFVLFLLMGHTLNILISSLGSFVHPMRLTFVEFYKSAGFKGGGEEYKPFGKIKDE; this comes from the coding sequence ATGATCGTTCCGATGTTAAAATATACTTTTCTGGTTTTTCACAGGGAATACGAAGATTTCCTGATTGAACTGAACAGACTTGGCCTTGTGCATATTGCTGAGCGCGATGTGGATATCTCGGAAGAAACAAAAAAGACATATTCCAGACTATGCGAATGCAAACGTGCTATTAATTTTCTAGAAAAAAGAGAGCTTGAAGAACCGGGGCAAACCATTAAAAATTCGGCACAGGAAATTCTTGATGATCTTACGGAAAAACAAAAGGAACTGGAAGAACTGGAAACCCGGCTCGAGTCCTTATCAAAAGCAGCCCAAAAAGCCTTCCCATGGGGTAACTTTTCGCCGGAGTTAATCAGGCAGCTAAAAATTGAAGGAATAGAATTGCAATTTTACCAAACCACAAAAAAGAAATACCAGGATTTGGAACAAAAGAAATTTCCGGTAGCAAGCATTTCAGAAACACACAGCCAGGTGCTTTTTGTGTACATCCAACAAAACGAAGAAGCCATTAAAGTTGATGCCGAACTGCTTGAATTACCGCCACTTCCCTACTCTGCAATTGAAGAGCAGATACAAGAAACTGAAGAACGAATAAAAGCGATACATACAACTTTTAACAGCTATGCCAACAACTCCATTTATTTGCTGCAACAAGAAAAAACGACACTGATTCGTTCGCTGGAATTCGATAATGTACTGCGAAATACCAACAAAGAGGCTGAGGACAAACTAATGGTGCTCGAAGGTTGGGTTCCGCATACCAAAATGCAGGCACTGAACCAATTCTTGAAAGACAGCGATGCGGTTTATTTTTCGCGTAAAGCCAAACCCGACGATAAAATACCGGTATTACTTAAGAACAACCGTTTTGGCAAACTCTTCGAGCCGATTGGGTCCATGTTTTCGTTGCCCGATTATGCAGAGCTCGACCTTACCGTATTTTTTGCGCCGTTTTTTATGTTGTTCTTTGGCTTCTGTCTGGGCGATGCCGGCTACGGATTACTGTTTTTAATTGGCGCCGGGTTATATAAACTAAAAGCTAACGCGGAGTATAAACCCTACCTAAGCCTGATACAAATTTTAGGTGCCGCCACAATTTTGTTCGGAGCCATTTCAGGAACTTTCTTTGGCATAAACCTTATTGAAACAGATTTCGCCTTAACCGAAAAAGTTCGGCATCTTTTCCTTAACCCGGACAAAATGTTTAATCTGGCATTGATATTGGGCGGTGTTCAAATCATTCTCGGGCTATTTATTAAAGCAGCCAATCAAACGAAACAATTTGGTTTTAGCTACGCGCTGGCAACTTATGGTTGGCTGATAATTCTACTTGGCAGCATAAGCTATGTGCTGCTTTCCGGTGCCGGAATTATTCCACAGAGCAAAACGATTTTGTATAGCATAATCGCGTTGGGCGGATTCTTTATACTCTTTTTCAGCGATCCGGGCGTGAATATTTTTGCCCGCATTGGCAAGGGCGTTTGGGATGTGTATTCAACGGTCACGGGCATTTTCGGCGATCTGCTTTCGTACATCCGGCTGTTTGCATTGGGTTTATCGAGTGCCATTTTAGGTTTTGTAATTAACGATATTGGGTTGCAGATTTTGGGAGCGTCTAAAATTTTAGGCCCTGTATTTTTTGTCCTATTCCTTTTGATGGGGCACACATTAAACATTCTTATTTCGTCGCTTGGCTCGTTTGTACACCCCATGCGTTTAACTTTTGTGGAGTTTTATAAAAGCGCCGGTTTTAAAGGCGGCGGCGAAGAATATAAACCGTTTGGAAAGATTAAGGATGAATGA
- a CDS encoding V-type ATP synthase subunit K: MTTAVILAYIGLAIMLIFSGIGSVVGVSKGGNATVGALKKKPDKFGSYLLLSALPGTQGLYGFAGFFIINSQGIITAEMTMLQGVAIMAAGLTLGFVGFFSALNQGSVTSNGIAGIGSGHDIFGKTMVLAVFPELYAIIAFAATFLISMNL, from the coding sequence ATGACAACTGCAGTTATTTTAGCCTATATAGGTTTGGCGATAATGCTTATTTTTTCGGGAATTGGAAGTGTTGTTGGTGTCTCAAAGGGAGGAAATGCCACAGTTGGCGCCCTGAAGAAGAAACCCGACAAATTTGGTAGTTACCTGCTGTTGAGCGCATTGCCGGGAACGCAGGGATTATATGGTTTTGCCGGTTTTTTTATCATTAACAGTCAGGGAATAATTACTGCCGAAATGACCATGCTGCAAGGAGTAGCCATTATGGCTGCCGGATTAACACTGGGTTTTGTTGGATTTTTCTCGGCACTTAACCAGGGAAGTGTAACATCAAACGGAATTGCCGGCATTGGCTCAGGACACGATATTTTTGGAAAAACAATGGTACTGGCCGTATTCCCTGAATTGTACGCCATTATTGCGTTTGCCGCAACTTTTTTGATTAGCATGAATTTGTAA
- a CDS encoding DUF4199 domain-containing protein, translating into MEQKSSPLLKSSLTYGLYVALISIFINVIIWAGGVMESLGIFGSVIVALLSFVISFVILFIFTKNYRNKEFEGYISFAEAFKFAMLVTVVSTVILVIYTYIFHSFIDPNYMENLMASMQQKTLEFMESRGVPDASIDQAMEKFKEIPTIAKTLRQAALSGIIGGGIISLIVAAIVKKKVEDSY; encoded by the coding sequence ATGGAACAAAAATCATCACCTTTATTAAAATCATCGTTAACCTATGGTCTTTACGTGGCTTTAATTTCTATTTTTATTAACGTTATTATTTGGGCTGGCGGTGTCATGGAATCATTAGGAATTTTTGGTTCTGTAATTGTTGCCCTTTTATCCTTTGTAATATCTTTTGTAATACTGTTCATTTTTACAAAAAATTATCGAAACAAAGAATTTGAAGGCTACATTAGTTTTGCCGAAGCTTTTAAGTTTGCCATGCTGGTAACAGTTGTTTCAACTGTCATCCTGGTTATTTATACCTATATTTTCCATAGTTTTATTGATCCTAACTATATGGAGAACCTAATGGCAAGCATGCAGCAAAAAACACTGGAATTTATGGAAAGCCGTGGTGTTCCTGATGCAAGTATCGACCAGGCCATGGAGAAGTTTAAAGAAATTCCTACTATTGCTAAAACATTACGACAGGCAGCCCTTTCAGGCATAATTGGCGGTGGCATAATTTCGCTTATTGTTGCGGCAATTGTTAAAAAGAAAGTTGAAGATTCATATTAA
- a CDS encoding glycosyltransferase family 2 protein, which produces MDISVVIPLFNEEESLPELAAWIKKVMDGNNFSYEVMLIDDGSIDNSWEVIEQLQKENSCIKGIKFRRNYGKSAALYCGFEAVQGDVVITMDADLQDSPDEIPELYRMIKEDGFDLVSGWKKKRFDPVLTKNLPSKLYNWTVRRMSGIKLHDMNCGLKAYRKNVIKSIEVYGEMHRYIPVLAKWAGYKKIGEKVVVHAERKYGVTKFGLERFIRGPLDLLSVMFISRFVKRPMHFFGILGALIFIVGFASATYLGVQKIIQLNNGITGHLITDSPYFYIALTSMIIGAQFFLAGFLGELVSRSSSDRNKYQIDVKTFE; this is translated from the coding sequence ATGGATATTTCCGTAGTTATTCCCCTGTTTAACGAAGAAGAGTCGCTGCCCGAGTTGGCCGCGTGGATAAAGAAGGTGATGGACGGAAATAACTTCTCCTACGAAGTTATGTTGATCGATGACGGCAGCATCGACAACTCGTGGGAAGTAATCGAACAACTTCAGAAAGAAAATTCCTGTATAAAAGGAATTAAGTTCAGGCGTAATTATGGAAAGTCTGCCGCATTATATTGCGGTTTCGAGGCTGTTCAGGGCGATGTGGTAATTACCATGGATGCCGATTTGCAGGACAGCCCCGATGAGATTCCGGAACTGTACCGGATGATTAAAGAAGATGGTTTCGATTTGGTTTCGGGTTGGAAGAAAAAACGTTTCGACCCGGTTCTTACGAAAAACCTGCCCAGTAAATTATACAACTGGACCGTTCGGCGAATGAGTGGGATTAAGCTGCACGACATGAACTGCGGCCTGAAAGCTTATCGCAAAAACGTTATAAAAAGCATTGAAGTTTACGGCGAAATGCACCGCTATATTCCGGTTCTGGCAAAATGGGCCGGCTACAAAAAGATTGGCGAAAAAGTGGTTGTTCATGCCGAGCGAAAATACGGAGTAACCAAGTTCGGGCTGGAACGTTTTATTCGTGGCCCGCTTGATTTACTCTCCGTAATGTTTATTTCGCGCTTTGTAAAACGCCCCATGCACTTTTTTGGTATTTTGGGTGCCCTGATTTTTATCGTTGGTTTTGCTTCTGCCACATATCTTGGAGTTCAAAAGATCATTCAGCTAAACAACGGGATTACCGGGCATTTAATAACCGACAGCCCCTATTTTTATATTGCTTTAACATCGATGATAATCGGAGCTCAGTTTTTCCTTGCTGGATTCCTTGGTGAATTGGTATCGAGAAGTTCGAGCGATCGTAACAAATATCAAATTGATGTTAAGACATTTGAGTAA
- a CDS encoding ABC transporter ATP-binding protein: MIKTNDLSKVFRTDEIETSALNKVNVHVKSGEFVAIMGPSGCGKSTLLNIIGLLDNPTSGKYFFDNEEVGQLKERNRTMLRKGNIGFVFQSFNLIDELTVFENVELPLIYLKMKASERKQRVEEVLGRMKIGHRKKHFPQQLSGGQQQRVAIARAVVANPKLILADEPTGNLDSKNGLEVMQLLTELNQEGTTIVMVTHSLRDSEYAHRVINLFDGMVITQEVKKELGEIML, encoded by the coding sequence ATGATTAAAACAAACGACCTTTCTAAAGTTTTCCGAACTGATGAAATTGAAACCAGTGCGTTAAACAAAGTCAATGTGCATGTAAAAAGCGGCGAATTTGTTGCCATAATGGGCCCTTCCGGCTGCGGAAAATCTACACTGCTAAATATTATCGGACTTCTCGATAATCCAACATCAGGCAAGTATTTTTTCGATAATGAGGAAGTTGGACAACTGAAAGAACGTAACCGAACCATGCTTCGAAAAGGAAACATCGGTTTTGTATTTCAGAGTTTTAACCTGATTGATGAATTAACCGTATTTGAAAACGTTGAACTTCCGCTTATTTATTTAAAAATGAAAGCCAGCGAGCGTAAGCAGCGCGTTGAGGAAGTATTGGGACGCATGAAGATCGGTCACCGAAAAAAACATTTCCCGCAACAACTTTCCGGAGGTCAGCAGCAACGTGTAGCCATTGCCCGTGCAGTGGTAGCTAATCCAAAACTTATTTTGGCCGATGAGCCCACCGGAAACCTCGATTCAAAAAATGGTTTGGAAGTGATGCAATTGCTCACTGAACTTAACCAGGAAGGAACCACCATCGTAATGGTTACACACTCGCTTCGCGATTCGGAATATGCCCACCGCGTTATCAACCTTTTCGACGGAATGGTAATTACCCAGGAGGTTAAAAAAGAATTGGGCGAAATAATGCTGTAA